Below is a genomic region from Granulicella sp. L56.
TACGCCTCCGTTAACGGTAAAGCTGTCCCCCGCAAGTACGTCGAATGCCTCTTCCCCTACCTCTACTCGCAACGCACCACTGATGACGTAGACCAGTTGGTGATGCAGATGGCTATGCCGTTCTCCTACCCAATCCTGCTCAAAATAATGCCGAACCAGCATCAGCTCCTCGCTATGCGCCAACACCTGCCGCATCATTCCCGGCTCTGGCGTAAAGCTTCGTGCGTCCTGCGATCTCATCAAACTCATCGATGCCTCATCTTCAAGAAAATGCGATACAAGTTCATCTATAGAGAGTATCCTTCAGCGCAGCTATGGTTGCCGCCCACCCAACCGACCTACGCAAGGCCCTTGACGCGGACGAAATTGTCCCTTACTTCCAGCCTATCGTAGAACTGCGCACCGGCGTCCTCACCGGCTTCGAAGCTCTCGCGCGCTGGCGGCATCCGGTTCAAGGCCCCGTATCGCCGGACGTATTCATTCCTCTCGCCGAAGAGAACGGCCTTATCGGCATCCTGACGCGAAATCTATTGCGCCGGGTCTTTACTGTGGCGGCCACTCTTCCTGACAAGCTTTCCATCTCATTCAACATCTCTCCACTCCAGTTTAGCGACCGCTCCCTGTCCGGGCAGATTAGCTCGGCGGCTAAACTTGCAGGATTTTCGCTTGAGCGTCTGATCCTTGAGATCACGGAGAGCGCGCTCATCGGCAACATCGATCAGGCACAAACCATCGCACAGGAGCTGAAGGCCCTCGGCGTATCCCTTGCGCTCGACGACTTCGGCACCGGCTATTCCAGTCTTCGCCATCTTCAGGCGCTGCCCTTCGACGAGTTGAAGATCGATGCCAGCTTTGTCCGCGAGATGTCGGACACAAAAGAGAGCAGAAAGATTGTCGCGGCCATCATCGGCCTCGGCCATAGCCTTAGCCTCACCACGGTTGCTGAGGGGGTCGAGACGACAGAACAGGCGGAGATGCTTCTGCGCCTGGGCTGCGACATCGGGCAGGGATGGCTCTACGGTCCTCCTGTTCCGCCGGACGATCTCGCCAGCTTCCTCTCTTCGCAGTCCTTGTCCCCTTCGCCACCTTCCCCCAGCACCTCCGCAAAGCTGTCCGAGGGCGATACCCTGCCCAGCCTTGAGGCGCTGCCCGCGCAACGCCTCGCGCAACTGCAGACCATCTACGAAGGCGCTCCCGTGGGCCTCTGCTTCCTCGATCGCAGTCTGCGTTATGTCAGCATCAACAGGCAGCTCGCGGAGATGAACGGGGTGCCCCTCGCCGACCATCTCGGACGAACCGTGCAGGATGTCATTCCCGGTCTCTTCCCTGAAATCGAGTCCTACCTTCGGCGCGTTCTCCAGGGCGAGACCTTCACCGACCTTGAATTTACCACTCAGCAAAAAGACGCCGAAGGCCACAATCGCACCCTGCTCGTCGCGTATCTGCCGGTTCGCGATGAAGCCAATGAGGTCGTCGGCATCTCGGCTGCCATCATCGACATCACCAGCCGCAAGCTTATGGAGAAGGCCCTTCGTGAAAGCGAAGAACACTATCGCAACTTCGTGGAGCTCAATCCCCAGATTCCCTGGACCAGCGATGCGCAGGGAATGATTATCGAAGCAGGCCCACGCTGGGAAGGCTCCACGGGATGGACCCCGGAACAGGCGCTCAATCAAGGTTGGATCAAGGGGCTGCACCCCGCCGATGTCATCCCGACCCTTCGCGTATGGGCAGAATGCCGTCGGTCTGGCCGCCCCGTCGATATCGAGTTTCGCATCGGCCGCGGCGACGGCATCTGGCGCTGGATGCGATCACGCGCCGCCCCGCGAAGGGACTCCGCCGGAGACATTATCCGCTGGTACGGCACCCTTGAAGACATTGACGACCGTAAAAAGGCCGAGCATGCACTCCGCGAAAATGAAGCTCTTCTGCGTGCGGTCTTCAATGCCGTCCCCATGGGGCTGATCATCTCGGAGTCACCCAGCAACCGCATCCTCATGTGCAACCCGCGCGCGGAAGCGATCCTCCGGAGCCCCATTCCAACCGGCGCGAACATCGATACCTATCGCAAATCAAACCTCTTCCATACCGATGGGCGCCCCTTCGGACCCGAGGAATATCCCATGGAGCGCGCCATCCGCACGGACAAGACAACCGAATCTGAGGATGTCCTCTACCGGTACGACGATGGCACTCATGCCTGGATGAGGATCACTGCCGCGCCCATCCGCGGGAAAAAAGGAGGCATCGCAGGTGCTGTGCTGGCCATTCAGCTCATCAATCAGGCGACGCAGGAGAGGCAAAAGCTGCTCGACCGCATCGCCGAGCTGGAGCAGAAGCTTAAATCTCGCTCCTGACCGACACGATCGCTGTACTACGCCATGCTCGTCCCTAGTGTTTGACCAGCCACATCAACCAACTGGCAGCCACTGTCCCCAGCACAAACAGCCCGAAGCAGAACGCGCCAAACCGGATCATCCTCCGAGGTTCGGCCCGTTGCGTAATCCCGAAGACGATCGAGGTGAAGAGCGAGAACAGCAGCACCGCGTCAAAATGCGTCATGGTCACGAAGCCTTCCTTCCGGTCGCCAGCGAATGCGCATCGACCGCCGCAATCACGTTCAGCAACCCGGCCACCACCATGAACTTCGTGCCATAGTCAGCCGACACCGTGACCACGGCTGTCGCGCCAAGATCGAAGATCTTCGCCACGACATATAGCAAGCCGGTTCCCAGGTCGCCCGCGAAGTTCAGAATGTCCAGCAGGTCGCCCGTATTCGGCGAGTAGATCTTGCCCTGCAATGCCACTCCGATGCTGAACATCAGCACCAGCGTCACAAAAAGCAGCAATCCCCGCACCCACTTGCCCAGCAGAAAGTGTCCTGCGCCCGGAACCAGCCATCCGGCAATCAACACCAGAAGCGCCATCGAAGAAGACCTGCCAGCGGCGCGCGCTGGGACCTGTACAGTGTTCGCCATTTCAGTTGTCATCATAGCAGTTACACCCGAACCAGTTCCGTCTGTATTCTGCCCGTCACCTCAGCTTTGCCTGCCCGCGCCATCATATCCACCTCGCTGCGCACGCCGAACTCACCGGGAAAATAGATCCCCGGCTCCACTGAAAAGCACGTATTTGGCAGGATCAGCCGCTCGTCGTGCGTCTCAAGATTGTCCAGATTTGCGCCGTTCCCATGCAGTACCGAGCCGATATTGTGCCCCGTCCGGTGCGTAAACTCCTCCCCGAATCCAGCCCGCCGAATCACCTCGCGCGCCGCATCGTCCGCCTCCCATCCGGCAATGGCCCGGCCTGCGACAAACGCCTCCTGCACCTTCGTTATTGCGGCGTCACGTGCATCGCGGACCGTCGCAAACACTATCTGCTCCCGCTCTGTCGGTTCCCGGTCCACCACCCCGGTCCATGTGATGTCGTAAAAACAGGCACCCGCCCGCTCCAGCTTTGCCCATATATCGATCAGCACAAAATCGCCGCGGCGAATCGGCTTCGAACTCGCCGCAGTCGGATCGTAGTGCGAATCGGCGGAGTTGGCCCCGATGCTCACATTCGGGCCATGGTCCCAGAGCAGCCCCTCCCGCCCCATCGCCTCGCAAAAATACTGCACCATGGCGAATTCGTCGGTGCCGCCCGAGCGCACCCGGCTGCCGATCTCCTTCCACCCGGCGTCCAGAATCGCGTCAATTTTTTGCTGCGCTACAAAATGGGTGGCAATCTGCTGCTCGGAGAGCACCGCCTCAAACTGGCTGACGAGATTGGCCGAGCTGACAATCTCCTTGCCCATTCCCCGAATCAGCTCCACCGTTCCCGCATCCACCAGCGAGATGTACATGATGGCGTTTCGAGGCGAGTACTGCATGGCGATCCGCGTCTGGCCGGCCAGCATCGCTTCTAGCTGCGCCTCCAGCTCCTGCCACGACGAGTACACCGCCTTCGTCCCCGGCAACGCATCCAGCCGTCCCGCTTCAATGCGATGAACCAGCTTCTTCGGCTCACCCTCCGCCGGGATCAGGTAAAACCATCGCCGCGAGACCAGCGCCGCCTCGCCTAAACCCAGAATCCGGTACGCTAACGGGTCACGATAGTGATGGTCATAGAAGAGCCATCCATCTAGTTTTTGATCACAAAGTGCGGTTTGAATCGCATCAATATCCATGTTTGCCATCCTAAACCCGGGCCATATCGACTTAAGGAAGGTCTGATTAAGTTCCTGAACAATTGCTCGGGGGCTAAAGCCCCATGACAGATGAGCGATTTGCGGCGTGGCTGAAGCCACGCCCTTTCAAAACGAAGACTTAATCAGAGGTTCCTTAAGTGAGCTTTGCCGTGGGAAGAGCCCTCTCCGGCAAACTATTGAATGACTCAATAGTTTAGTATCGAACTATTTTTTGCAGAGGTGTCGTCTTTATCTTTAGAGGTGTTCTCCTCCAGATGTAGTTTTGATGATTCGAGCAAAACGCAGATTCCCTTCGGGAATGACAAATAAGAGAAGCTACACCTGAGAGGAAGTAGCCATAAATGAACCAGGCGAGAAGGCCTCCGTGCCGGGAGACAACCGCAGGTCCTTTGACTCCGCCTCGCGCGATAAAACTGCGCGAGGCTCCGCTCAGGATGACAACTTTTATATCGATCCGATGCTTTCAATCCATCTCTATGTCGATACTGCCTAGCTGTACTTGAGCCAGCGCAGGATCTCGGGCAGCGTGGGCTTCTTGCCATACATCAGGATGCCGACGCGGTAGATGCGGCTGGCGACCCAGAGAATGCCGTAGATGGTGACCAGCATCAGCCCAATCGAGAGCGCGATCTGCCACACCGGAACCGCCGTCAGCGAGAGGCGCAGATACATGATCAGCGGAGTCATAAAAGGAATGAGCGAAAGGACCGTCGACAGAACCGAGTTCGGGTTCGAGATGATGATGCCCATGGCAAAGAAACAGCAGGCCAGCGGCATCACCAGGAACATGTTGAGCTGCTGCAGCTCCTGCTCCGAGTTGGTCATCGCACCAAGCGCGGCGGCGATGCTGGCATAGAGCATGAAGCCCAGCACAAAAAAGACGACGAAGAAGATGATCTGCATAGCGCTGAGCGAGACATGGACATTGCCACCCGCGATCGAGGAGACCAGCGAAGTGCTGGTAAGCAGGATGGCAGCAATCAGCCAGATAAATACCTGGGTCAGCCCGACGGAGCCCACACCAAGCATCTTGCCTGCCATCATCTCTTCTGGCCGGATGGTGGCGAGCAGCACCTCGAAGACGCGCGAGGTCTTCTCTTCAATAATCGACCGCGCAACGTTCATGCCATAGAGCATGATGACGAAGTACATCAGGAAAAACAGTACATAGATGGCGATGAAAGTAGAAGTTGTATCTGCATTCTTGCCGGCCTGCGTCGTATCCACTTCAACCGGCTGCATCAGCGAGTTGACGTCTGAAGCTACCATTCCCTGATGCGCCAGCCGCTCGCGTACCAGAACCGTACGCAGCGCGGAGCTGACAGCTTCCTTGGTCGCGATATCACCCGCCGAGCGTGGCGTGTAGGAAAACGAAGGCCGTGCGTTCTCCTGCGTCGCTGGAGTGATCCAGAGATAGCCGTCGAGGTTTTTATTTGCCAGCTCGCCATCAAGAACGCCGCGCGTATCGCTAGCCGGAGGCGAGATGACGTCGACCGTCATTTTGCTGTCCTTGCCATTCTCCAGTTCAGCTTGCAAATCGGTGGCGAGTTGCTGGTCATGGGAGACGACGGCGATATGCGAAGTCGATCTCGCATGAGCGCTGGTGATGGCTTCGACGACGATGCCGCCGCCCATCAGCAGCGGAAAGATGATGGTGAAGAAGAGAAAGGCCTTGGTGCGGATGCGTTCAAGATACTC
It encodes:
- a CDS encoding cupin domain-containing protein codes for the protein MSLMRSQDARSFTPEPGMMRQVLAHSEELMLVRHYFEQDWVGERHSHLHHQLVYVISGALRVEVGEEAFDVLAGDSFTVNGGVEHQASALEASEVLDVFTPVREDYRALLK
- a CDS encoding EAL domain-containing protein — translated: MVAAHPTDLRKALDADEIVPYFQPIVELRTGVLTGFEALARWRHPVQGPVSPDVFIPLAEENGLIGILTRNLLRRVFTVAATLPDKLSISFNISPLQFSDRSLSGQISSAAKLAGFSLERLILEITESALIGNIDQAQTIAQELKALGVSLALDDFGTGYSSLRHLQALPFDELKIDASFVREMSDTKESRKIVAAIIGLGHSLSLTTVAEGVETTEQAEMLLRLGCDIGQGWLYGPPVPPDDLASFLSSQSLSPSPPSPSTSAKLSEGDTLPSLEALPAQRLAQLQTIYEGAPVGLCFLDRSLRYVSINRQLAEMNGVPLADHLGRTVQDVIPGLFPEIESYLRRVLQGETFTDLEFTTQQKDAEGHNRTLLVAYLPVRDEANEVVGISAAIIDITSRKLMEKALRESEEHYRNFVELNPQIPWTSDAQGMIIEAGPRWEGSTGWTPEQALNQGWIKGLHPADVIPTLRVWAECRRSGRPVDIEFRIGRGDGIWRWMRSRAAPRRDSAGDIIRWYGTLEDIDDRKKAEHALRENEALLRAVFNAVPMGLIISESPSNRILMCNPRAEAILRSPIPTGANIDTYRKSNLFHTDGRPFGPEEYPMERAIRTDKTTESEDVLYRYDDGTHAWMRITAAPIRGKKGGIAGAVLAIQLINQATQERQKLLDRIAELEQKLKSRS
- a CDS encoding DUF6677 family protein, which gives rise to MMTTEMANTVQVPARAAGRSSSMALLVLIAGWLVPGAGHFLLGKWVRGLLLFVTLVLMFSIGVALQGKIYSPNTGDLLDILNFAGDLGTGLLYVVAKIFDLGATAVVTVSADYGTKFMVVAGLLNVIAAVDAHSLATGRKAS
- a CDS encoding Xaa-Pro peptidase family protein, with the translated sequence MDIDAIQTALCDQKLDGWLFYDHHYRDPLAYRILGLGEAALVSRRWFYLIPAEGEPKKLVHRIEAGRLDALPGTKAVYSSWQELEAQLEAMLAGQTRIAMQYSPRNAIMYISLVDAGTVELIRGMGKEIVSSANLVSQFEAVLSEQQIATHFVAQQKIDAILDAGWKEIGSRVRSGGTDEFAMVQYFCEAMGREGLLWDHGPNVSIGANSADSHYDPTAASSKPIRRGDFVLIDIWAKLERAGACFYDITWTGVVDREPTEREQIVFATVRDARDAAITKVQEAFVAGRAIAGWEADDAAREVIRRAGFGEEFTHRTGHNIGSVLHGNGANLDNLETHDERLILPNTCFSVEPGIYFPGEFGVRSEVDMMARAGKAEVTGRIQTELVRV
- a CDS encoding ABC transporter permease; its protein translation is MHNVWLIAKREYLERIRTKAFLFFTIIFPLLMGGGIVVEAITSAHARSTSHIAVVSHDQQLATDLQAELENGKDSKMTVDVISPPASDTRGVLDGELANKNLDGYLWITPATQENARPSFSYTPRSAGDIATKEAVSSALRTVLVRERLAHQGMVASDVNSLMQPVEVDTTQAGKNADTTSTFIAIYVLFFLMYFVIMLYGMNVARSIIEEKTSRVFEVLLATIRPEEMMAGKMLGVGSVGLTQVFIWLIAAILLTSTSLVSSIAGGNVHVSLSAMQIIFFVVFFVLGFMLYASIAAALGAMTNSEQELQQLNMFLVMPLACCFFAMGIIISNPNSVLSTVLSLIPFMTPLIMYLRLSLTAVPVWQIALSIGLMLVTIYGILWVASRIYRVGILMYGKKPTLPEILRWLKYS